The DNA segment ATCTTCAAGTCGAGCATACTTCGGTGACACAAAAGCATCGCGTGGATCTTCGCGCTCGCAGATAGTCACAAGCCCCAAACCTTCAGGAAAAGCGACCGGCACATCTTTCATTGAGTGAACGGCAATATCCGCGCGTCCGTCCAGCAAAGCAAGCTCCAACTCCTTGACGAACAGGCCTTTGCCACCAACTTTTGCCAGTGGTGTATCTAATAAAACGTCACCACGCGTCACCATAGGCACCAGTTCCACGGTCAAATCCGGCCAATGGGCCTGTAGATGATCGCGCACATAATAGGCTTGCCATAACGCCAGCGGGCTTTGTCGGGTGGCGATACGGAGGATCTGATGTGGCTGAGGGGTTATTTCTAGCATGTGAATATCCATTTTTATCCTATGCTTCATCCTATCATTTTGTTCGCAAACGTGCAGCGCTGGAACCTAATGGCTGTTTGGCGGGAAAATAATCAGGAAGGAGAATGGATGAAATAGTCGGTAAGATCAAAGACAAGAAAGACGCAACAATAAGTGTGTGGCTTTACATACTTTACGGTCAACCAGCAAGGTGTTAGATTGATCACGTTTCCAGCAATTTCTTATTAAAACATTTCTTACCAGAAAAACGGTAAGGTACGGAAACAGGCTTCTCTCAGACACTGGAATAATCAGGCGAAACGTCTTGTACCTCTACATCGAGACACTGAAACAGAGACTGGATGCGATAAATCAACTTCGAGTTGATCGCGCTTTAGCGGCCATGGGGCCGGCCTTTCAACAGGTTTACAGTCTGCTGCCAACCCTATTGCATTACCACCACCCGCTGATGCCGGGTTACCTTGATGGTAACGTTCCCCACGGCATTTGTTTCTACACGCCTGATGAAAATCAGCAAACCTACTTACATGAAATCGATCTTCGTTCTCCGGGTTCCATCGCGGCAGATCACCCAGGCCAATTGCCGATCACTGGCGTTTACTCAATGGGAAGCACCTCTTCTATTGGGCAAAGCTGTAGTTCGGATCTGGATATTTGGGTTTGCCACCAATCTTGGTTAGATGGCGAAGAGCGCAATCGATTACAGCAAAAATGTACACAGCTGGAGAAATGGGCTGCATCGCTGGGCGTTGAAGTGAGCTTCTTCCTCATCGATGAAAACCGTTTTCGTCATAACGAAAGCGGCAGTCTGGGTGGGGAAGACTGTGGGTCTACCCAGCATATCTTATTGCTTGATGAGTTCTATCGCACCGCGGTGCGTCTGGCGGGCAAACGTATTCTGTGGAATATGGTGCCAAGCGAAGAGGAAGCGCATTACGACGAATATGTCATGTCGCTGTACTCGCAGGGCGCGCTTACGCCAAACGAATGGCTCGATCTTGGTGGTCTAAGCTCGCTGTCTGCCGAAGAATACTTTGGCGCTAGCCTGTGGCAGCTCTATAAAAGCATCGATTCGCCGTACAAAGCTGTCTTGAAAACGTTGTTGCTGGAAGCTTACTCATGGGAATACCCCAACGCTGAACTGTTGGCGATCACCATCAAACAACGTTTACATAAAGGCGAAATTGTCTCGTTCGGACTCGATCCTTACTGCATGATGCTGGAACGTGTGACGCACTATCTTGAGCAAATCAATGATACCGCGCGTCTCGATCTGGCTCGCCGTTGTTTCTATCTCAAAGTGTGTGAAAAATTATCGCGTAGCCGCGCCTGCGTTGGCTGGCGGCGTGAAATTTTAAGCCAACTGGTTGAGTCTTGGGGCTGGAGTCAAGAGCGTATCGAAGTGCTTGATGACCGCGCCAATTGGAAAATTGAACGCGTGCGTGAAGCGCATAATGAACTGTTAGATGCGATGATGCAGAGTTATCGCAACCTCATTCGCTTCGCGCGCCGTAATAACCTAAGCGTCAGCGCTAGCCCGCAAGATATTGGGGTATTGACCCGTAAGCTTTACGCTGCGTTTGAAGCTTTGCCGGGTAAAGTGACGCTGGTAAACCCGCAAATTTCACCGGATTTATCAGAAAAGAACTTAACGTTTATTCATGTGCCGATTGGCCGCGCTAACCGCACCGGCTGGTACTTGTATAACCAAGCGCCGACTATCGATACCATCATTAGCCATCAGCCGTTGGAATATAACCGCTACTTAAACAAATTAGTGGCGTGGGCCTATTTCAACGGATTGCTGACGGCGGACACTAAGCTGCACATCAAGAGCAACAACAACCTGTGCGATATCAATAAGCTTCAGGGGTTGGTGCATGATGTGTCGCAGCATTTCCCGATTCGCTTGCCTGCGCCATCACCGAAGGCGTTATACAGCCCGTGTGAAATCCGCCATTTGGCGATTATCGTCAACTTGGAAAATGATCCAACGGCGGCCTTCCGCAATCAGGTGGTGCATTTTGATTTCCGTAAGCTGGATGTCTTTAGCTTTGGTCAGCAGCAGCAATGCTTAGTTGGCAGTATCGACCTGCTGTATCGCAACTCGTGGAATGAGGTGCGTACCTTGCATTTCAGCGGTGAACAGGCGGTATTAGAAGCGCTGAAAACGATCTTAGGCAAAATGCATCAGGATGCCGCTCCGCCGGAGTCCGTTGAGGTCTTGTGCTACAGCCAGCATTTACGCGGGTTAATCCGCACGCGTCTACAGCAACTGGTTTCTGAATGTATTGACCTTCGCTTGTCTAGTACTCGTTTAGAGCCGGGTCGCTTTAAAGCCGTACGCGTCGCTGGGCAAACGTGGGGACTGTTCTTTGAACGTCTGAGCGTATCGGTGCAGAAATTGGAAAATGCGGTTGAGTTTTATGGCGCCATTTCTAATAACAAGCTGCATGGGCTTTCTATTCAGGTAGAAACCGAGCAGGTACATTTGCCCGCCGTGGTTGATGGTTACGCCAGCGAAGGGATAATCCAATTCTTCTTTGAAGATGGGGATAACGATGGGTTTAACATCTACATTCTGGATGAAACCAACCGTGTGGAAGTTTATCACCACTGTGAAGGCAGCAAAGAGGAGCTAGTGCGCGACGTTAGCCGTTTCTATTCGTCATCGCATGACCGCTTTACCTACGGTTCAAGCTTTATCAACTTTAACCTGCCGCAGTTCTACCAGATCGTAAATGCCGATGGACGTTCTCAGGTGATGCCGTTCCGTACCAATGTGTTGCCACAGTGCAACGTCAATGACGACAACGACGGCACGCCGCTTAAGCAGCAGTTCCAGCTGCATTAATCGTAAATACAGCACCACTCCAATTCTTCCCTATTCAGCGGAGAGTTGGAGTGGGCGCTGATGCCGCTCGCGTTTCGGCTTATGCCGAAATTACCACATCTTCTTCGCCAGACTGCGCTCTGCATGCGGTTGACAGCAAAGCATAAAACTCTTCTCCGCTGCGATCGCAAATCCAGCTATTATCACGCAGGCTGAAGTGGTAACCGCCTGCTTTAGTGGCGAGCCATACCTGATGCAAGGGCTCCTGACGGTTGATCACGATTTTGCTGCCATTTTCGAAGGTCAGCGTCATCACTCCGCCATTGGTTTCATAGTCGATGTCGGCATCACCTTCATAAGCGTCAATGGCCTCTTCGATGTTTAACATCAGCTTATCTGCTAACTGGTGAAACTCGGTATCGTTCATAATCATTTCCTATTGCTTTTCAGGGTCCAACTGCGATTATAGAGAGCTTATAGGTAGGATTCACACGCATTAATACAATAAATGGTAATGACCATGAAAAAACAATTTCGTTGGGCCTTGGTGGCTGTTTCCCTATTCGGCCTTGCTGGTTGCGGTTTGAAAGGGCCTTTATACTTTCCTCCGGCTGATGCCCCAGCGGCGTCGAAGAGCCAACCAGATACACAAACTAACGCGCCTGCTGCAAATCAGGGCGCGAATACACCGTCTAATATTGCCGGTGTAGAACAAGGCCAATAATCCACGATAGCGAGAACTGTCAGGATGTTAGTTCGGTGACCACGGAAGTTAAGGCGTAGGGTGAGAGGTAGTTATGCAGTTCTCTAAAATGCACGGTTTAGGCAACGATTTCATGGTCGTTGATGCTGTTACACAAAACGTATACTTCTCGCCGGAGCTTATCCGCCGTCTATCCGATCGACATAACGGCGTTGGTTTTGATCAGATGCTGATCGTTGAACCGCCTTACGATCCTGATTTAGATTTCCATTATCGTATTTTCAACGCCGATGGGAGCGAAGTTGCGCAGTGTGGTAACGGCGCGCGCTGTTTTGCTCGTTTCGTGCGTTTGAAAGGGTTAACCAATAAACGTGAAATTCGCGTAAGCACGCAGAATGGTCGGATGGTGCTCAAGGTCAGCGATGACGAGCTGGTCACGGTAAATATGGGCGAGCCGATTTTCGAGCCGTCCAAGATCCCGTTCAAAGCCGTGAAAGCGGAAAAGACCTATATCATGCGTGCGTCTGAACATACTATTCTGTGCGGCGCGGTCTCGATGGGGAATCCCCACTGCGTGCTTCAGGTTGATGATGTTGAAACGGCGCTGGTGGAAACCATCGGTCCGGTACTTGAAAGCCACGAACGCTTCCCTGAACGCGTTAACGTAGGATTCATGCAGGTCATTAACCGTAATCAGATCAAACTACGGGTGTATGAACGCGGCGCAGGTGAAACTCAGGCCTGCGGCAGCGGTGCCTGTGCGGCGGTTGCCGTGGGGATCCAGCAAGGTTTGCTGGATGAAAACGTTCAGGTTGATCTTCCCGGTGGGCGTTTGCACATTCGCTGGAAAGGGCCTGATAACCCCCTATTTATGACAGGCCCTGCGACCCACGTTTATGATGGATTTATACACCTGTAATTCATACGTTTATGAGTGAGCGATAGACAACTATGAGCGACATCGAAGATCGGGTATTGGATAATCTGGCGCTAAGTGACGCGCAGGTGATGGAGTATCTGCAACAGAATCCTGACTTCTTCATTCGTAATGCACGCAATGTTGAGCAGATGCAGATCCCTCATCCGGTGCGTGGTGCCGTTTCATTAGTTGAATGGCAACTGAACCGACAACGTCAGCACATCTTCAATTTAGAAGAGGAGATCACGTTGCTGATGGAACAGGCCAGCGCCAATGAAGTTCTGTTTAATCGCCTGCTAGAGCTCCAAGGGCATCTTGCGGGCGCAGAAAGCCTTGCTGATTTTCTCCAACGATTTAACCGCTGGGCGCGTTCTCTTGGGCTCGCCGGTGCCAATATTCGTTTGTTTAGCGACAAATGGTATCTGAATGCGCCTTCTGACTTTGCGCATTTGGCTTTGTCGCGCAATGAATTTGAAATGATGCGAATTCAACGATTGGGGAACCAAAACCACTATCTCGGTACTCTGAATGGCCCTGAGCTATTGCTGGTTTTGCCTCAGGCGAAAATGGTGGGCTCGGTCGCGCTTTCTTTGATGGGTGAGTTTGGTGACTTAGGTCTGATTATCTTCAGCAGTCGCGATAGCCATCATTATCAGCAAGGTCAAGGCACCGTGTTGCTTGATCAGCTCGCATTGCTGATGCCGGGGCTAATCAGCCGTTGGATTGAACGCCAATGAGCAGTGATACTCAGGCGCTGGAACTGCCGGTTGAGGCATTCCTGCGCTTTTTGCGCGTTGAGCGTCAGCTCAGCCCGCATACCATCGAAAGCTATCATCATCAGCTGACTGCCATTATTGAGATTGTTGCCCCCGCTGGTTTACGCGATTGGCGGCAACTCGATGCAACCCAAGTGCGTATGATTACCGCGCGTAGCAAGCGAAAAGGCCTTGAGGCTGCAAGCCTTGCCCTACGTTTGTCGGCGCTACGCAGCTTTATCGATTGGCAGGTGAGCCAAGGCGTGATGTCGGTTAATCCGGCGAAAGGCATTAGCGCACCGAAACAGGCTCGCCACTTACCCAAAAATCTCGACGTTGATGACGTAAACCGTCTGCTCGACATAGATGCGAGCGATCCCCTTGCCGTGCGCGATCGCACCATGCTGGAAGTGATGTATGGCGCGGGTCTGCGTCTTTCCGAACTGGTGGGATTAGACTGCCGCCACATGAATATGGCCTCAGGCGAGGTGTGGGTGATGGGGAAGGGGAGCAAAGAGCGAAAGCTGCCGATTGGACGTACGGCCATTCATTGGCTGGAACAGTGGCTGCCACTGCGTGAGATTTACGATCCGGTAGATGACGCTGTTTTTGTGTCTAAGCTGGGTAAGCGAATTTCGGTGCGAAGCGTGCAAAAGCGCTTTGCTGAATGGGGCGTTAAACAAGGCGTCACCAGTCATATTAACCCGCATAAGCTCCGTCACTCTTTTGCAACGCATATGCTTGAATCCAGTGGCGATCTGCGTGCAGTGCAAGAACTGCTGGGTCATGCGAATCTGACCACCACCCAAATCTATACCCACCTCGATTTCCAACATTTGGCGAAGGTGTATGATGCAGCGCATCCACGCGCGAAACGAGGAAAATCCTGATGTGCTCGACGCTTCATTTCTATCGCCCGCTCAACGCTATCGGGGCTTTTACCTTCGATCTGGACGATA comes from the Hafnia alvei genome and includes:
- a CDS encoding class I adenylate cyclase yields the protein MYLYIETLKQRLDAINQLRVDRALAAMGPAFQQVYSLLPTLLHYHHPLMPGYLDGNVPHGICFYTPDENQQTYLHEIDLRSPGSIAADHPGQLPITGVYSMGSTSSIGQSCSSDLDIWVCHQSWLDGEERNRLQQKCTQLEKWAASLGVEVSFFLIDENRFRHNESGSLGGEDCGSTQHILLLDEFYRTAVRLAGKRILWNMVPSEEEAHYDEYVMSLYSQGALTPNEWLDLGGLSSLSAEEYFGASLWQLYKSIDSPYKAVLKTLLLEAYSWEYPNAELLAITIKQRLHKGEIVSFGLDPYCMMLERVTHYLEQINDTARLDLARRCFYLKVCEKLSRSRACVGWRREILSQLVESWGWSQERIEVLDDRANWKIERVREAHNELLDAMMQSYRNLIRFARRNNLSVSASPQDIGVLTRKLYAAFEALPGKVTLVNPQISPDLSEKNLTFIHVPIGRANRTGWYLYNQAPTIDTIISHQPLEYNRYLNKLVAWAYFNGLLTADTKLHIKSNNNLCDINKLQGLVHDVSQHFPIRLPAPSPKALYSPCEIRHLAIIVNLENDPTAAFRNQVVHFDFRKLDVFSFGQQQQCLVGSIDLLYRNSWNEVRTLHFSGEQAVLEALKTILGKMHQDAAPPESVEVLCYSQHLRGLIRTRLQQLVSECIDLRLSSTRLEPGRFKAVRVAGQTWGLFFERLSVSVQKLENAVEFYGAISNNKLHGLSIQVETEQVHLPAVVDGYASEGIIQFFFEDGDNDGFNIYILDETNRVEVYHHCEGSKEELVRDVSRFYSSSHDRFTYGSSFINFNLPQFYQIVNADGRSQVMPFRTNVLPQCNVNDDNDGTPLKQQFQLH
- the cyaY gene encoding iron donor protein CyaY is translated as MNDTEFHQLADKLMLNIEEAIDAYEGDADIDYETNGGVMTLTFENGSKIVINRQEPLHQVWLATKAGGYHFSLRDNSWICDRSGEEFYALLSTACRAQSGEEDVVISA
- the lptM gene encoding LPS translocon maturation chaperone LptM gives rise to the protein MKKQFRWALVAVSLFGLAGCGLKGPLYFPPADAPAASKSQPDTQTNAPAANQGANTPSNIAGVEQGQ
- the dapF gene encoding diaminopimelate epimerase: MQFSKMHGLGNDFMVVDAVTQNVYFSPELIRRLSDRHNGVGFDQMLIVEPPYDPDLDFHYRIFNADGSEVAQCGNGARCFARFVRLKGLTNKREIRVSTQNGRMVLKVSDDELVTVNMGEPIFEPSKIPFKAVKAEKTYIMRASEHTILCGAVSMGNPHCVLQVDDVETALVETIGPVLESHERFPERVNVGFMQVINRNQIKLRVYERGAGETQACGSGACAAVAVGIQQGLLDENVQVDLPGGRLHIRWKGPDNPLFMTGPATHVYDGFIHL
- a CDS encoding DUF484 domain-containing protein — its product is MSDIEDRVLDNLALSDAQVMEYLQQNPDFFIRNARNVEQMQIPHPVRGAVSLVEWQLNRQRQHIFNLEEEITLLMEQASANEVLFNRLLELQGHLAGAESLADFLQRFNRWARSLGLAGANIRLFSDKWYLNAPSDFAHLALSRNEFEMMRIQRLGNQNHYLGTLNGPELLLVLPQAKMVGSVALSLMGEFGDLGLIIFSSRDSHHYQQGQGTVLLDQLALLMPGLISRWIERQ
- the xerC gene encoding tyrosine recombinase XerC; the protein is MSSDTQALELPVEAFLRFLRVERQLSPHTIESYHHQLTAIIEIVAPAGLRDWRQLDATQVRMITARSKRKGLEAASLALRLSALRSFIDWQVSQGVMSVNPAKGISAPKQARHLPKNLDVDDVNRLLDIDASDPLAVRDRTMLEVMYGAGLRLSELVGLDCRHMNMASGEVWVMGKGSKERKLPIGRTAIHWLEQWLPLREIYDPVDDAVFVSKLGKRISVRSVQKRFAEWGVKQGVTSHINPHKLRHSFATHMLESSGDLRAVQELLGHANLTTTQIYTHLDFQHLAKVYDAAHPRAKRGKS